In the genome of Saccharomonospora viridis DSM 43017, one region contains:
- a CDS encoding tetratricopeptide repeat protein, producing the protein MTQPRGSGSNSPAVSASLSGAVDLSAVKARAEAAARQASQGGAGGQATNGAAGGNVIDVTEATFQAEVVERSLRQLVVVDLWADWCGPCKQLGPVLEKLAGESNGAWVLAKVDVDANPRISQLFGVQSIPTVIAIAGGQPVDAFSGALPEPQIRQWLTQLLDALRDKLPGIQAAQQGGAQPEEPQDPRFAEAENAFAQGDYAAAKAAYQRILDSEPNNEQAKAALTQVEFAERAANVDPSVVAKADEDPNDLDAQLSAADVEVARGEVEQGFARLIAAIRRTSGSDRDRVREHLVGLFELFDPADERVAKARRDLASALF; encoded by the coding sequence GTGACACAGCCACGCGGATCAGGAAGTAACTCACCAGCCGTCTCCGCCTCGCTCTCCGGAGCCGTGGACCTGTCGGCCGTGAAGGCGCGGGCCGAGGCGGCGGCACGGCAGGCGTCGCAGGGCGGCGCCGGTGGCCAGGCGACGAACGGGGCGGCGGGCGGGAACGTCATCGACGTCACCGAAGCCACCTTCCAGGCCGAGGTCGTGGAGAGGTCGCTGCGGCAGCTGGTCGTGGTGGACCTGTGGGCCGATTGGTGTGGGCCGTGCAAGCAGCTCGGCCCCGTGTTGGAGAAGCTCGCGGGCGAAAGCAACGGTGCCTGGGTGCTCGCCAAGGTCGACGTGGACGCCAACCCGCGAATCTCGCAACTGTTCGGAGTCCAGTCGATCCCCACCGTCATCGCCATCGCGGGCGGGCAGCCGGTGGACGCGTTCTCGGGAGCGTTGCCCGAACCGCAGATCAGGCAGTGGTTGACCCAGTTGTTGGACGCCCTGCGGGACAAGCTTCCCGGTATCCAGGCCGCGCAACAGGGCGGTGCGCAGCCCGAAGAGCCGCAGGACCCCCGGTTCGCCGAGGCCGAGAACGCCTTCGCGCAGGGTGACTACGCCGCCGCGAAGGCTGCCTATCAGCGCATCCTCGACAGCGAACCGAACAACGAGCAGGCCAAGGCGGCGCTGACTCAGGTGGAGTTCGCCGAACGAGCCGCGAACGTCGACCCGTCGGTCGTGGCCAAGGCCGACGAGGATCCGAACGACCTCGACGCCCAACTCTCCGCCGCCGATGTGGAGGTCGCTCGCGGTGAGGTGGAGCAGGGCTTCGCCAGGCTGATCGCCGCCATCCGCAGGACGAGCGGCAGCGACCGTGACCGGGTGCGGGAGCACCTGGTGGGGTTGTTCGAACTGTTCGACCCCGCCGACGAACGGGTCGCCAAGGCACGGCGCGACTTGGCCAGCGCGTTGTTCTAG
- a CDS encoding MTH1187 family thiamine-binding protein has protein sequence MIVAFSVSPSGGEDGSVSEAVARAVQVVRESGLPNETNAMFTNIEGEWDEVMDVVKRAVEAAGEGAARVSLVLKADIRPGHEGQLAAKVERVEQHLARNDG, from the coding sequence TTGATCGTGGCGTTCAGCGTGAGTCCGTCGGGTGGGGAGGACGGCAGCGTCAGCGAGGCCGTGGCCCGTGCCGTGCAGGTCGTTCGGGAGTCGGGACTGCCGAACGAGACCAACGCGATGTTCACCAACATCGAGGGCGAGTGGGACGAGGTGATGGACGTCGTCAAGCGGGCCGTCGAGGCGGCGGGTGAAGGGGCTGCTCGCGTGAGCCTGGTGCTCAAAGCCGACATCCGCCCAGGGCACGAGGGGCAGTTGGCGGCGAAGGTCGAGCGGGTGGAACAACACCTGGCACGAAACGACGGGTGA
- a CDS encoding acetyl-CoA C-acetyltransferase codes for MSGSVILGAARTPIGRLLGSLKDFSGAQLGGIAIKAALERAGVSPEAVQYTIMGQVLTAGAGQIPARQAAVAAGIPMEVPALTINKVCLSGLDAIALADQLIRAGEFDLVVAGGQESMSQAPHLLPKSRTGVKYGDTTLVDHMAYDGLFCAFDQVAMGESTERYNARYGLTREEQDAFSARSHQRAAKAAANGVFDDELVAVEIPQRKGDPVKFTADEGVRPDTTVEGLARLRPAFAADGTITAGSSSQISDGAAAVVVASKAKAEELGITPLAEIGAHGVVAGPDASLHEQPSNAIKAALAKARLEASALDLVEINEAFAAVGLVSMRELGLDEERVNVNGGAIALGHPIGASGARLVVHLVHELRRRGGGLGAAALCGGGGQGDALLIKV; via the coding sequence GTGTCCGGTTCCGTGATCCTGGGTGCCGCCCGTACCCCCATTGGTCGGCTTCTCGGCTCGTTGAAGGACTTCTCCGGCGCACAGCTCGGCGGGATCGCCATCAAGGCGGCCTTGGAGCGAGCCGGTGTATCCCCCGAGGCCGTCCAGTACACGATCATGGGGCAGGTGCTCACCGCGGGGGCGGGACAGATCCCGGCGCGACAGGCGGCGGTGGCCGCGGGTATCCCGATGGAGGTCCCCGCGCTGACGATCAACAAGGTGTGTCTGTCGGGGCTCGACGCGATCGCGTTGGCCGACCAGTTGATCCGCGCGGGTGAGTTCGACCTCGTCGTCGCGGGTGGGCAGGAGTCGATGTCGCAGGCTCCGCACCTGCTGCCGAAGTCGCGTACCGGTGTGAAGTACGGCGACACGACGTTGGTGGACCACATGGCCTATGACGGCCTCTTCTGCGCGTTCGACCAGGTGGCCATGGGCGAGTCCACCGAGCGGTACAACGCCCGCTACGGGTTGACCCGCGAGGAGCAGGACGCCTTCTCAGCGCGGTCGCACCAGCGTGCCGCCAAGGCGGCGGCCAACGGGGTCTTCGACGACGAGCTGGTGGCCGTGGAGATCCCGCAGCGCAAGGGAGATCCGGTGAAGTTCACCGCGGACGAGGGCGTGCGACCCGACACGACCGTCGAGGGGCTGGCGAGGCTGCGGCCCGCGTTCGCCGCGGACGGCACCATCACCGCGGGGTCGTCGTCCCAGATCTCCGACGGCGCCGCCGCCGTGGTCGTGGCGAGCAAGGCCAAGGCCGAGGAGCTGGGCATCACCCCCTTGGCCGAGATCGGTGCGCACGGTGTGGTGGCGGGCCCGGACGCCAGCCTGCACGAACAGCCCTCCAACGCCATCAAGGCCGCGTTGGCCAAGGCGCGGTTGGAGGCGAGCGCCCTCGACCTCGTGGAGATCAACGAGGCGTTCGCCGCGGTGGGCCTGGTGTCGATGCGCGAACTCGGCCTCGACGAGGAGAGGGTCAACGTCAACGGCGGGGCGATCGCGCTGGGACACCCCATCGGGGCGTCCGGTGCTCGGCTCGTGGTGCACCTGGTGCACGAGCTGCGTCGTCGGGGCGGTGGGCTCGGTGCGGCGGCGCTGTGCGGCGGTGGCGGCCAGGGCGACGCGCTGCTGATCAAGGTCTGA
- a CDS encoding DUF3817 domain-containing protein: MSNKAAVLFRVVAIAEAFSWMGLLVGMFLKYVVELGEGGVPVLGAVHGALFVIYAVTTLAVARPLGWRFGTVLAALLAAVPPLFTWLFERWALRRGKLDGPERLRYGGTALFVRRDDGDAVASA, encoded by the coding sequence TTGTCGAACAAGGCTGCTGTCTTGTTCCGTGTCGTGGCCATCGCTGAAGCCTTCTCGTGGATGGGGCTCCTGGTCGGCATGTTCCTGAAATATGTCGTGGAGCTCGGCGAGGGGGGCGTCCCGGTACTGGGCGCTGTGCACGGCGCACTGTTCGTCATCTACGCCGTCACGACACTCGCGGTCGCACGTCCGCTCGGCTGGCGGTTCGGCACCGTGCTGGCTGCCCTGCTCGCCGCCGTCCCGCCGCTGTTCACCTGGTTGTTCGAAAGGTGGGCGCTGCGCCGCGGCAAGCTCGACGGCCCCGAGCGGCTGCGCTACGGCGGCACCGCTCTGTTCGTGCGCCGTGACGACGGCGACGCGGTCGCCAGCGCGTGA
- a CDS encoding neutral zinc metallopeptidase: MLAVTGCANEIHGEPSSEGEIAGLPITHFESGLKDEAPTPNLSVTNMSSSQEDQLAVAAIADVSAFWSKQFPLHFGQEFEPVAELLSYDPHEDDMEVCGASTSEAAMNAFYCPAADLVAWDRGMLLPLLRQQFGPMAVVTVLGHEFGHAVQYRLGEQAGINQGTSTIVKEQQADCFTGAYFRWIAEGNSEYFRVSTSEGLNQVMASLFFIRDEPGQSASAQGAHGTAFDRTYAFQLGFEQDASRCAEIDQAEVDSRITERPFAPNDTGMGDIPVNDNTMAMLQTSLDESFAGTGVQGPRIVNDGGSCPQGVSTPPASYCQETNTVSIDMAALAELGQPIDREAEFTGRDSGGGLGDFAAFAEVVSRYVQGIQAGLDIPIDNRNAGLRTACLVGAWTKALESGGTALQPSPGDLDEAIAELLQPRSLIAADVNGHPAANGFARIEALRLGYYDGSPACSQKYP, encoded by the coding sequence ATGCTCGCGGTCACGGGCTGTGCCAACGAGATCCACGGTGAGCCGTCCAGCGAAGGCGAGATCGCCGGTCTGCCCATCACGCACTTCGAGAGCGGGCTCAAGGACGAGGCTCCCACTCCGAATCTGTCGGTGACGAACATGTCGAGCAGTCAGGAGGACCAACTCGCGGTCGCCGCCATCGCCGACGTGTCCGCGTTCTGGAGCAAGCAGTTTCCCCTGCACTTCGGCCAGGAGTTCGAACCGGTGGCGGAGCTGCTGTCGTACGACCCCCACGAAGACGACATGGAGGTGTGCGGGGCGAGCACCTCCGAGGCCGCCATGAACGCCTTCTACTGTCCGGCCGCGGACCTGGTGGCGTGGGATCGTGGAATGTTGCTGCCGCTGCTAAGGCAACAGTTCGGGCCGATGGCCGTCGTGACCGTGCTCGGCCATGAATTCGGTCACGCGGTGCAGTACCGGCTCGGCGAACAGGCCGGCATCAACCAAGGGACCTCGACGATCGTCAAGGAACAGCAGGCCGACTGCTTCACGGGCGCGTACTTCCGGTGGATCGCGGAAGGCAACAGCGAGTACTTCAGGGTGTCGACGTCCGAGGGACTCAACCAAGTGATGGCGTCGCTGTTCTTCATCCGCGACGAGCCGGGCCAGTCGGCCTCCGCCCAGGGCGCGCACGGAACCGCGTTCGACCGCACGTACGCGTTCCAACTCGGGTTCGAACAGGACGCCTCGAGGTGCGCGGAGATCGACCAAGCCGAGGTGGACTCGCGCATCACCGAACGACCTTTCGCCCCCAACGACACCGGCATGGGCGACATCCCCGTCAACGACAACACGATGGCCATGCTTCAGACGAGTCTCGACGAGTCCTTCGCGGGCACCGGTGTGCAGGGGCCGAGGATCGTCAACGACGGCGGCTCGTGCCCCCAGGGTGTCTCCACCCCACCGGCCTCCTACTGCCAGGAGACCAACACCGTCTCCATCGACATGGCCGCCCTGGCGGAACTGGGACAGCCCATCGACCGGGAGGCCGAGTTCACCGGACGGGATTCAGGAGGTGGGCTCGGGGACTTCGCCGCGTTCGCCGAGGTCGTGTCCCGGTACGTGCAGGGCATCCAAGCGGGCCTGGACATCCCGATCGACAACCGCAACGCGGGGCTCCGCACCGCGTGTCTGGTGGGCGCGTGGACCAAGGCCCTCGAAAGCGGCGGCACCGCCCTGCAGCCCTCCCCCGGCGACCTCGACGAGGCGATCGCCGAACTCCTCCAGCCCCGCAGCCTCATCGCGGCCGATGTCAACGGACATCCCGCCGCGAACGGATTCGCCCGCATCGAGGCGCTGCGGCTCGGCTACTACGACGGCTCACCGGCCTGTAGCCAGAAATACCCCTAA
- a CDS encoding class I mannose-6-phosphate isomerase, producing MIAPLRPVRLPANQPTQFYRGGTAIAAFRSAGAPTGSTGRADAFGPEDWVASTTTLFGHSTEGLTRLPDGRWLRDAVQADPIGWLGRRHVDAHGTSTALLVKLLDAGQRLPVHFHPDDDFARRHFDSHFGKTEAWIVVGTRDADPTVYAGFRETLDARTIRDWVAEQDAPSMVNALNAITVEPGDTVYIPAGLPHAIGEGVFVVELQQPTDFSLTLEWRDFLGSAERGHLGLGFDTALQALDRSGWDAERLAGLIRRTAGVTESRSDLLVPDSRRFFRADRLRPATPLAVDPSFAVLIVSEGEGRLRTEHGEVYPLSTGDTWVVPYAAGELELDGDITVLRCRPPAAAA from the coding sequence ATGATCGCACCGCTGCGTCCCGTCCGACTTCCCGCGAACCAACCCACGCAGTTCTACCGGGGCGGCACGGCCATCGCCGCGTTCCGCTCGGCGGGAGCTCCCACCGGATCGACCGGGCGCGCCGACGCCTTCGGCCCGGAGGACTGGGTGGCGTCCACGACCACGTTGTTCGGACACAGCACCGAGGGCTTGACGCGGCTGCCCGACGGGCGGTGGTTGCGCGACGCGGTGCAGGCCGACCCGATCGGTTGGCTCGGCCGACGCCACGTCGACGCCCACGGCACCTCGACGGCACTGCTGGTGAAGCTGCTCGACGCCGGGCAGCGGCTGCCGGTGCACTTCCACCCGGACGACGATTTCGCACGTCGCCACTTCGACTCGCACTTCGGCAAGACCGAGGCGTGGATCGTCGTGGGAACACGCGATGCGGACCCCACGGTGTACGCGGGTTTCCGGGAGACCCTCGACGCCCGCACCATCCGTGACTGGGTCGCGGAACAGGACGCCCCCTCGATGGTGAACGCGTTGAACGCGATCACCGTGGAACCGGGCGACACCGTGTACATACCGGCGGGCCTACCGCACGCGATCGGCGAGGGCGTGTTCGTGGTCGAACTGCAGCAACCCACTGACTTCTCACTGACCTTGGAATGGCGTGACTTCCTCGGCTCCGCGGAGAGGGGTCATCTCGGTCTCGGCTTCGACACGGCTCTTCAAGCACTGGACCGCTCGGGCTGGGACGCCGAACGACTGGCGGGTCTGATTCGGCGTACGGCTGGCGTGACCGAGTCCAGAAGTGACCTGCTCGTACCGGATTCGCGGAGGTTCTTCCGCGCCGACCGGCTCCGGCCAGCGACGCCACTGGCTGTCGACCCGTCGTTCGCGGTCCTCATCGTCAGCGAAGGAGAGGGACGGCTGCGCACCGAACACGGCGAGGTCTACCCACTGTCCACAGGGGACACCTGGGTGGTGCCGTACGCGGCGGGCGAACTCGAACTCGACGGCGACATCACCGTCCTGCGCTGCCGCCCGCCCGCGGCCGCCGCCTGA
- a CDS encoding MarR family winged helix-turn-helix transcriptional regulator, whose amino-acid sequence MKGPLPFDPIARAAQLWEDRIGPSTTMAAVTGLMRVQQIIQSAVDTALKPHGLTFARFEALTLLTFARQSRLPMRVMGERLQLHPTSVTNIVDRLEKDGLVERLPHPTDRRTTLVEITEEGMRRREEATKAITDINFGLVGLTQRQTEQLTELLTKVRKAAGDFID is encoded by the coding sequence ATGAAAGGTCCGTTGCCGTTCGACCCGATCGCGCGCGCGGCGCAACTGTGGGAGGACCGCATCGGGCCTTCCACCACGATGGCCGCCGTCACCGGGTTGATGCGCGTCCAGCAGATCATCCAGTCTGCCGTCGACACGGCGCTCAAACCCCACGGCCTGACGTTCGCGCGGTTCGAGGCGCTGACACTGTTGACCTTCGCGCGGCAGTCACGGTTGCCGATGCGGGTCATGGGCGAACGTCTTCAGCTCCACCCGACGAGCGTGACCAACATCGTGGACCGGCTTGAGAAGGACGGTCTCGTCGAACGGCTTCCTCATCCCACCGACCGGCGGACGACGCTGGTCGAGATCACCGAGGAAGGCATGCGGCGACGGGAGGAGGCCACCAAGGCCATCACCGACATCAACTTCGGCCTCGTCGGACTCACCCAACGGCAGACGGAACAGCTCACCGAGCTGCTGACGAAGGTGCGTAAGGCCGCGGGCGACTTCATCGACTGA